From Columba livia isolate bColLiv1 breed racing homer chromosome 5, bColLiv1.pat.W.v2, whole genome shotgun sequence, one genomic window encodes:
- the CFL2 gene encoding cofilin-2 isoform X1: MASGVTVNDEVIKVFNDMKVRKSSTPEEIKKRKKAVLFCLSDDKKQIIVEESKQILVGDIGDTVEDPYTAFVKLLPLNDCRYALYDATYETKESKKEDLVFIFWAPESAPLKSKMIYASSKDAIKKKFTGIKHEWQVNGLDDIKDRSTLGEKLGGNVVVSLEGKPL; this comes from the exons ATG GCTTCTGGAGTAACAGTGAATGATGAAGTCATAAAGGTTTTTAATGACATGAAAGTAAGGAAATCTTCAACCccagaagagattaaaaaaagaaagaaagccgTTCTCTTCTGCTTAAGTGatgacaaaaaacaaataattgtaGAGGAGTCAAAGCAGATATTGGTTGGTGACATTGGAGATACCGTGGAGGACCCCTATACAGCCTTTGTAAAGTTGCTACCTTTGAATGATTGCCGATACGCTTTGTATGATGCCACATATGAGACAAAGGAATCTAAGAAAGAAGACCTGGTATTTATATTCTG GGCTCCTGAAAGTGCACCTTTAAAAAGCAAGATGATCTACGCAAGCTCTAAAGAtgccattaaaaagaaatttacaG GTATTAAACATGAGTGGCAAGTAAATGGTTTGGATGATATTAAGGACCGTTCAACGCTTGGAGAGAAATTGGGAGGCAACGTGGTAGTTTCACTCGAAGGAAAACCCTTATAA
- the CFL2 gene encoding cofilin-2 isoform X2 — MKVRKSSTPEEIKKRKKAVLFCLSDDKKQIIVEESKQILVGDIGDTVEDPYTAFVKLLPLNDCRYALYDATYETKESKKEDLVFIFWAPESAPLKSKMIYASSKDAIKKKFTGIKHEWQVNGLDDIKDRSTLGEKLGGNVVVSLEGKPL; from the exons ATGAAAGTAAGGAAATCTTCAACCccagaagagattaaaaaaagaaagaaagccgTTCTCTTCTGCTTAAGTGatgacaaaaaacaaataattgtaGAGGAGTCAAAGCAGATATTGGTTGGTGACATTGGAGATACCGTGGAGGACCCCTATACAGCCTTTGTAAAGTTGCTACCTTTGAATGATTGCCGATACGCTTTGTATGATGCCACATATGAGACAAAGGAATCTAAGAAAGAAGACCTGGTATTTATATTCTG GGCTCCTGAAAGTGCACCTTTAAAAAGCAAGATGATCTACGCAAGCTCTAAAGAtgccattaaaaagaaatttacaG GTATTAAACATGAGTGGCAAGTAAATGGTTTGGATGATATTAAGGACCGTTCAACGCTTGGAGAGAAATTGGGAGGCAACGTGGTAGTTTCACTCGAAGGAAAACCCTTATAA